A DNA window from Myxocyprinus asiaticus isolate MX2 ecotype Aquarium Trade chromosome 15, UBuf_Myxa_2, whole genome shotgun sequence contains the following coding sequences:
- the LOC127452757 gene encoding carcinoembryonic antigen-related cell adhesion molecule 5 isoform X1, producing the protein MASHGLCWTLCFLFTIGQYLCQKLEFPGLAAGAVGGKVLLAPVNPPSPPFVTIQWLFESVGNIITGFPNGELKPGEGYKDRVSLNQTTLALELRNLTLNDSGQYKLSVFTNSENANGETSLNVFERVSGARLIGPTELLIEGESSANVISEGTGTITSVLWMKDNNPLSPSNNINFSSDNRSMLINPVRRSDSGEYQCTLRNPASSETAKLSLIINYGPDDVHINGQNEVGLGDPMSLFCSGNSAPPASFTWKFNGTNTTVTTDKYNINETDFTHSGEYICTAWNYVTNRHVSQIHHLIVKVGGGGGGMTTGEIIGIVIGVLVAFACICGLTVYLTKTEKIPKLSLGRSGPPSGESQSRQEPEMNYADMSIFQKRENGERVILGNMSESSVEYAEIKHGSNKPRAPPPPYGSQVPKPSS; encoded by the exons ATGGCTTCTCACGGTTTGTGTTGGACGCTGTGCTTCTTATTTACTATTG GACAGTATTTATGTCAAAAGCTGGAGTTTCCTGGGCTGGCTGCTGGAGCAGTTGGTGGAAAAGTACTGCTCGCTCCTGTCAACCCACCCTCTCCACCATTTGTGACAATTCAGTGGTTATTTGAATCAGTAGGTAATATAATAACTGGTTTTCCTAATGGTGAACTTAAACCAGGAGAAGGTTATAAAGACAGAGTCAGTCTGAATCAAACCACTTTGGCTCTGGAGCTCAGGAACCTGACACTGAATGATTCTGGACAATACAAATTGAGTGTATTTACAAATTCAGAGAATGCTAATGGAGAAACTTCACTAAATGTGTTTG AAAGAGTATCTGGTGCTAGACTTATTGGTCCAACAGAGTTGTTAATTGAGGGTGAATCATCTGCTAATGTGATCTCTGAGGGAACTGGTACCATCACCTCTGTGCTGTGGATGAAAGATAACAATCCTCTGTCTCCTAGCAACAACATCAACTTCTCATCTGATAACAGATCAATGTTGATCAATCCAGTGAGAAGATCAGACAGTGGAGAATATCAGTGTACATTAAGAAACCCCGCCAGCTCTGAGACTGCAAAACTCAGCCTTATCatcaact ATGGACCAGATGATGTTCATATTAATGGTCAAAATGAGGTGGGTTTAGGGGATCCTATGTCGCTGTTTTGCTCTGGAAATTCTGCACCTCCTGCCTCATTCACCTGGAAGTTTAATGGGACAAACACCACTGTGACAACAGacaaatataatattaatgaGACTGACTTCACACACAGTGGGGAGTACATATGCACAGCCTGGAATTATGTTACAAATAGACATGTCTCACAGATCCATCATTTAATAGTTAAAG TTGGTGGTGGAGGAGGCGGGATGACAACAGGAGAGATAATTGGAATTGTCATTGGAGTTTTAGTGGCATTTGCATGTATTTGTGGTTTGACTGTCTATTTGACAAAAACTGAGAAAAT CCCAAAACTCAGTCTAGGACGAAGTGGACCACCCAGTGGAG AATCACAAAGCAGACAGGAGCCT GAGATGAACTATGCAGATATGAGTATTTTCCAAAAGAGAGAGAATGGAGAGAGAGTGATTCTGGGTAACATGAGTGAATCTAGTGTGGAGTATGCAGAAATAAAACATGGTTCAAACAAGCCAAGGGCACCCCCACCTCCCTATGGAAGTCAG GTACCAAAACCCTCTTCTTGA
- the LOC127452757 gene encoding carcinoembryonic antigen-related cell adhesion molecule 20 isoform X2, producing MASHGLCWTLCFLFTIERVSGARLIGPTELLIEGESSANVISEGTGTITSVLWMKDNNPLSPSNNINFSSDNRSMLINPVRRSDSGEYQCTLRNPASSETAKLSLIINYGPDDVHINGQNEVGLGDPMSLFCSGNSAPPASFTWKFNGTNTTVTTDKYNINETDFTHSGEYICTAWNYVTNRHVSQIHHLIVKVGGGGGGMTTGEIIGIVIGVLVAFACICGLTVYLTKTEKIPKLSLGRSGPPSGESQSRQEPEMNYADMSIFQKRENGERVILGNMSESSVEYAEIKHGSNKPRAPPPPYGSQVPKPSS from the exons ATGGCTTCTCACGGTTTGTGTTGGACGCTGTGCTTCTTATTTACTATTG AAAGAGTATCTGGTGCTAGACTTATTGGTCCAACAGAGTTGTTAATTGAGGGTGAATCATCTGCTAATGTGATCTCTGAGGGAACTGGTACCATCACCTCTGTGCTGTGGATGAAAGATAACAATCCTCTGTCTCCTAGCAACAACATCAACTTCTCATCTGATAACAGATCAATGTTGATCAATCCAGTGAGAAGATCAGACAGTGGAGAATATCAGTGTACATTAAGAAACCCCGCCAGCTCTGAGACTGCAAAACTCAGCCTTATCatcaact ATGGACCAGATGATGTTCATATTAATGGTCAAAATGAGGTGGGTTTAGGGGATCCTATGTCGCTGTTTTGCTCTGGAAATTCTGCACCTCCTGCCTCATTCACCTGGAAGTTTAATGGGACAAACACCACTGTGACAACAGacaaatataatattaatgaGACTGACTTCACACACAGTGGGGAGTACATATGCACAGCCTGGAATTATGTTACAAATAGACATGTCTCACAGATCCATCATTTAATAGTTAAAG TTGGTGGTGGAGGAGGCGGGATGACAACAGGAGAGATAATTGGAATTGTCATTGGAGTTTTAGTGGCATTTGCATGTATTTGTGGTTTGACTGTCTATTTGACAAAAACTGAGAAAAT CCCAAAACTCAGTCTAGGACGAAGTGGACCACCCAGTGGAG AATCACAAAGCAGACAGGAGCCT GAGATGAACTATGCAGATATGAGTATTTTCCAAAAGAGAGAGAATGGAGAGAGAGTGATTCTGGGTAACATGAGTGAATCTAGTGTGGAGTATGCAGAAATAAAACATGGTTCAAACAAGCCAAGGGCACCCCCACCTCCCTATGGAAGTCAG GTACCAAAACCCTCTTCTTGA